A genomic segment from Zonotrichia albicollis isolate bZonAlb1 chromosome 19, bZonAlb1.hap1, whole genome shotgun sequence encodes:
- the ARMC7 gene encoding armadillo repeat-containing protein 7, translated as MELGRLEYLQALVTEFQVTDSTEAKEQVLANLANFAYDPSNYEYLRQLQVLDLFLDMLTEDNETLVEFAMGGLCNLCLDKTNKEYILEASGVEPIISCLSSSNEETVVSAVTTLMFLTTPRSRAQTTALPVVECMLRFSLSANTRLSNLASIFLQDYCSPAQVEEARSLSRHTAVGIPMPKD; from the exons ATGGAACTGGGTCGGCTGGAGTATCTGCAGGCGCTCGTCACCGAGTTCCAGGTGACGGATAGCACAG AGGCCAAGGAGCAGGTACTGGCGAACCTGGCCAACTTCGCCTACGATCCCAGCAACTACGAGTATCTGCggcagctccaggtgctggacCTGTTCCTAGATATGCTGACCGAGGACAACGAGACCCTGGTGGAGTTTGCCATGG GTGGTCTTTGCAACCTGTGCTTGGATAAAACGAACAAAGAGTACATCCTGGAGGCCAGCGGGGTGGAGCCCATCATCAGCTGCCTGTCCAGCTCCAACGAGGAGACCGTGGTGTCGGCCGTGACCACGCTGATGTTCCTGACGACGCCGCGGTCGCGCGCGCAGACCACGGCGCTGCCCGTGGTGGAGTGCATGCTGCGCTTCTCGCTCTCGGCCAACACGCGCCTCAGCAACCTGGCCTCCATCTTCCTGCAGGACTACTGCAGCCCTGCGCAGGTGGAGGAGGCCAGGAGCCTCAGCAGGCACACGGCAGTGGGCATTCCAATGCCCAAGgactga
- the NT5C gene encoding 5'(3')-deoxyribonucleotidase, cytosolic type has translation MRALAAPERERRARSGLAMGSAAAPLRVLLDMDGVLADFEGAVLREFRARFPAEPRVELEQRRGFSVREQYRSLREDLADKVASVYESPGFFLSLDPIPGALEAVQEMFHMQDTEVFICTSPLRNYEHCVVEKYKWVEKHLGPEFVERIILTRDKTVVAADLLFDDKDTIQGAEPRPSWEHILFTCCHNRHLQLPAPRRRLRSWADDWKGILESKRRQ, from the exons ATGCGCGCTCTCGCCGCGCCGGAGCGGGAGCGGCGGGCGCGCTCCGGGCTCGCCATGGGCAGCGCGGCCGCGCCGCTGCGGGTGCTGCTGGACATGGACGGGGTCCTGGCCGACTTCGAGGGCGCCGTGCTGCGGGAATTCCGCGCCCGCTTCCCGGCGGAGCCGCGcgtggagctggagcagcgccgCGGCTTCTCGGTGCGGGAGCAGTACCGCAGCCTGCGGGAGGACCTGGCG GACAAGGTAGCCAGTGTCTATGAGTCGCCTGGCTTCTTCCTAAGCTTGGATCCAATTCCAGGAGCCCTGGAAGCTGTGCAGGAGATGTTCCACATGCAGGA TACTGAGGTCTTCATTTGCACGAGCCCTCTCCGGAATTACGAGCACTGCGTcgtggaaaag TATAAGTGGGTAGAGAAACACTTGGGACCCGAGTTTGTGGAGCGGATTATTCTGACCCGAGACAAGACCGTGGTGGCTGCTGACCTGCTGTTTGACGACAAGGACACCATCCAAG gcGCGGAGCCGAGGCCGAGCTGGGAGCACATCCTGTTCACCTGCTGCCACAACCGGCACCTCCAGCTGCCGGCCCCGCGCCGGCGCCTGCGCTCCTGGGCCGACGACTGGAAGGGCATCCTGGAAAGCAAGCGCAGGCAGTAG